The Pirellulales bacterium genome includes the window TCACCGGGCAACCGAAGTTGATGTCGACTACGCTGACTTTGTATTCCGTCGCCAAGCGATGACCCACGGCAGCCAGGGTTTCCGGATCGTTATCCCACATTTGCACGGCCAGCGGACGCGCTTCTTCCGCCACGCCCCACAGCCGATCAGGCGCTTCGGGCTGCTCTTTCTGATTCATCCAGGAGAACGCGCGGGCGGAAACCATTTCGGTGGCTTGCAGGCCGACGCCGCCAAATTCACGCACGACCTGCCGATAAGCGTAGTTCGTGAAACCCGCCATGGGGGCCTGCAACAACGGCGGATCGACCACCAGCGAGCCGATGCGCAACGGGCGAATTTCCGGCAGCACCCCGAACGCCGATTCTGTATGATTGGGCGGCGGCAAGGTCATGGGCGGAATGCGCATGGGTGCTATCCTACATTGCGGCGGTTGGCGCAAGGAAGACCTTTGCCCTATCGCTGTTTTCACGAAACATTTGCCCAATTGTCTCTAGTCATTTATTTGCGAGCATCACAGCAATGAAATCAACTCTCGTTCCCGGACTGAAAGCAGAGCTACAGCATCATGTGGTAACCCAGGAGCTGCTGAGCACCGTTTATCCTGGTGGTCCGCCTGTGTTTGCCACGCCATTTATGTTGGGGCTGATGGAGCATGCGGCGGCCCGCGCAGTGCATCCGCATTTAGATTCGGGTGAAGCCTCAGTCGGCTACGGTTTCAATTTTCATCATTTAGCGCCTACGCCTGTGGGCGCAACAGTAGTGGCCACCGCCGAAGTGACGGCGGTAGACAAGAACATGGTCACCTTTGCCATTGAAGCCCGTGACGAGGTCGATCTGATCAGCCGCGGCACCCATGTTCGCGCAGTCATCGACATGGAGCGCTTTCTTAAGCGCGTGAAACGGAAATCGCCGGGGTGAAAAATGCGACGTATGCCCAGGCCAAGAAATAGGCATGGCACTTAGCTCAAGCGCGACCAGCGCTCGTGATGGAATGCGTCAGCGGCCTTCGGAGCGATAATCGTAGCGGTTGTCGTATTGATTATTGTAACGATTGTCCGCCGGAGGCATGGCGAAAGGATCGGGCTGCTGGCCTGCGCGGATGGGCGTTTCGATTTCGCGAGTTTGCTGTGGTGCCTCAGCGGATTTCGGCGAAGCGGCCCGCTGCGAAAAGCCAGTTGACGGCGGGATGGAAGAACCAGCGCCCGGCGACGATTGCACCGATTGCAGCGGCTCGGGCTCGATGGGCCGTAAGGTGCTGGGAATCCAACCGTCGTTGCCAGGTGTCGGCGGCGGGGGCAACTGGCGCGCTTTTGCTCCGCGCAAGTTTTCCGGCTCCGCCGATAGGTTGCTGCCGAAAGTGCTGATTGCTGCTTTATCGGGCACGGCCGATAACCGCTCCGTAGGTTTGGAATGGATCAGCATGGCGACGAATTTTTCCGGCGACGTGCCGGGGGGCGCCGCGGCGGCGGCATACTCGGCAACGTCAAGATTGTACTTCAATACAGCGTTCAAGAATTCGCGACGCTGGTTGTGCAAATCGTTAATACAACTGAGCACCGTGCCCAAATCCACTTCGCTTTTGGCATGCGCTTGCTCGGCATAGTGAATGGCACTGGCGGCAGATTGGACAGCGGCGGCGCGGTCGCTGATGGTCCGGCAGCAGGCGGGCAACGTGCGGTCAATTTCCCAAGCCCGCTCGTTTTCGCGGCCGGCAAAAATCTGGCTGTAGAAGGTGTTGTAGGGGGCGACGAGTGGCACATCCGTGGGACTGTACGTGGCGGTAACGGCAAAGTTGTGCGTGGCGATGCCGATGGCTGCCCAGGCTTTGGCCAAATCCAGTTCGGCGTCGGTCACGCGCGCGGCCGCGGCGGCGCGAGCCGTGCTGAGGATGGGACCTTCCACGGCGCCCAGCTTGCGGGCCACGGCAATTTCTTCCAGGCGTTTTTCCTCATCCTGGGCCCAATTAATGCTGGCAGAAGCCACGCTAAACCGCCAATAAGCTTGCACGGCGGCCACGCGCTGCGATTCCGGACAACGAGCAAGCAGTTGGCTAATCGACAGCGAATCGGAATGGCCGGCCGATGAATCTAGCGCGGTGGACAGCAATTCGGCGGCGGCGCGGGCGGCAGCCTGCTGACCCAAGTCGATTGTGCTTTCTGAAGTTTGCGTATTAGACGGGACCACTTCCGCGTCGCTAATCGCAGGCCGATTGCCTGCGGGCATGGTTCGAATGAGCGTGCCAGAAGGGGCGGATTGGCTTTGATTTTCAGGCCGTTCGTCTGCAACTTTGTTGGTGGGAATTGAATCGCTGGGGGGCGCGGCTAGTTGGACGGGAGCGTTCAGCGGTTGCAATCCTTCTGGCCGGTCGCCTGGAATTTCGGAATTACCGTTGGTGTTAGGGGCCGGGCCAATTGGCGCGATCGGCTGGTCGTACTGGGCCGGCAGCACGCCGGATGGAACTACCGTGGTGGTCGCCGCCGGCGGCGGGGAAGCGGGATTAAGAGGAACTGCTCCCGCGACTTGCGATGGGGTAAGTGTTGCAGGCGCAACGTCCGTCAATGGGGCAGGCGCCTCGGTCGGGGAGACCGCGGTGGTCGCCGTTGGGCTGAGTCCAGACGCGGTGGTTGGCGTGACCCCCGGCGCGGCGCTTTGGGGACCTGCAAGTGTCGAAGGCGGAATCATGACAGAAGCCGCTGGCGGCGCGGCCGCCGTCGCCGGCGGGTTGCGGCGCTTCATCACCGATACCAGCGGTCGGGGCGGCGGATTCGAAGTGTTGGCATCCGTCGGCGGTGCTATGGCGATGCTGGCCGGCGCTTGTGCTGGAGGACCAGGAAGGTTCAGCGGGGCTGCTTGAGCCGTCGCTGGATTCCAGAGCGGAGCCTCGCCGGCATTTTGCGCCGAGTCGGGAATGCGATAGATAGGCGGCAACGGGTTAGCGCCGCCCGTGACGGCGCTGCCGTTCATGACGCTGCCTGCATCGTCGGCCGCGCTGAGTTGAGCAAACAGCATCCATGCCACACAAATCAGCGATGAAAGTTTCATCGGGACCACCTCATATGGTCGAAGAACCGCCCGCAGGCGGGAAATCCATTTCGCGGCCCATCAACTTGACACACCCGGCTTGTGGGGTCAATTGCAGTCGGCGTGCTAGCATGACGCCGGGCCAGGATCGAAGGGAGAGGAACCAGATTTTGTTTAATTCTCGTCCCAATCGGAAATTAGTGAATCAATCAATTTTGGTTTCAACGATGTAGCACTCAAATGCGCAACGGACGAACTGGTCGAGGTGTTCGTGGAGTGAATCAAGCTGCTCGCCAAAGCGCCGCTTGCCGTCGAAGTGCTGGCCACGCTGACCTGCGTTGAGCTGGATGGCGGATAAGTCGACGTTGAGGTTGCATTTGTTGTGACGCTGGAGGAAATCGCCGGGCTCGAAATGCTGTGTGAGAGCGCATTGACCACCACCGCCACATTCACTGCTTGATTGAAGGCCACCGGGTTGGAAGATATTCCGTTGGCAATCACGACCAAACTATACGAACCGGCGGGCATGCCCGAGGGCAAAGTGAATTGAGTTGTCTCCGACGTGGCGCCGGTTTGTACGCCCGAGCTGCTCCAATTGAAGGTGCGAGCATAGTAAACCAAACCGGTAACGGTGTTGGTAAGCCGGACGATCGGATAATTGCTGGCGTTGGCGGTAATATCGCCCGATGAAGAACCATCTGACATACCCGTCAATTGCAGGCCGG containing:
- a CDS encoding thioesterase family protein produces the protein MKSTLVPGLKAELQHHVVTQELLSTVYPGGPPVFATPFMLGLMEHAAARAVHPHLDSGEASVGYGFNFHHLAPTPVGATVVATAEVTAVDKNMVTFAIEARDEVDLISRGTHVRAVIDMERFLKRVKRKSPG